The proteins below are encoded in one region of Hordeum vulgare subsp. vulgare chromosome 3H, MorexV3_pseudomolecules_assembly, whole genome shotgun sequence:
- the LOC123444756 gene encoding ubiquitin-like domain-containing CTD phosphatase, with protein sequence MSEASSSSAAAPAPAPAPAPALDPEAISLMAEEAPPEEITLVVKWSGKEYTVRAMGDDTLLELKRRICEYTEVLPKRQKLLYPKLILNDESVLLSSLPFKPNGKLTMIGTVEDEIFVDRPDDPEVLDDYEFFKDEVTAIKDNVLYKQKVKRRASQYKIKLLNPCRDGKRLLVLDIDYTLFDHRSPAENPLELMRPFLHEFLAAAYAEYDIMIWSATNMKWVQLKMEQLGVLSNPNYKITALLDHMAMITVHAPDKKVFDCKPLGVIWTKFPEHYNEKNTIMFDDLRRNFVMNPQNGLVIRPFKNASKNRGRDQELRKLTQYLLSIAELEDFSKLEHDGWESFMDETGKRRRRR encoded by the exons ATGTCGGAGGCGTCCTCTTCCTCGGCGGCGGCCCCGGCCCCGGCCCCGGCCCCTGCTCCGGCGCTGGATCCGGAGGCGATCTCCCTCATGGCGGAGGAGgcgccgccggaggagattacgcTGGTCGTGAAGTGGAGCGGGAAGGAGTACACGGTGCGGGCGATGGGGGACGACACGCTGTTGGAGCTGAAGCGGCGCATCTGCGAGTACACCGAGGTGCTCCCCAAACGCCAGAAGCTTCTCTACCCCAAGCTCATACTCAACGACGAGTccgtcctcctctcctcccttccCTTCAAGCCCAACGGCAAGCTGACCATGATCGG TACCGTTGAAGACGAAATATTTGTGGACCGACCAGATGATCCAGAGGTACTCGATGATTATGAATTTTTCAAAGATGAAGTTACTGCCATCAAGGACAATGTTCTCTACAAGCAAAAAGTGAAACGACGTGCAAGCCAGTATAAG ATCAAGCTGTTGAATCCATGCCGCGACGGAAAAAGATTGCTTGTGTTAGACATTGACTATACTCTGTTTGACCATAGGTCTCCAGCTGAGAATCCTTTGGAACTCATGCGTCCAT TTCTCCACGAATTTCTCGCTGCTGCATATGCAGAGTATGATATCATGATATGGTCAGCAACAAA TATGAAATGGGTGCAGTTGAAGATGGAGCAACTTGGAGTTCTTAGCAACCCCAACTACAAGATCACCGCCCTTCTGGATCACATGGCGATGATAACCGTGCATGCTCCTGACAAGAAGGTTTTCGACTGCAAGCCTCTTGGTGTCATTTGGACTAAGTTCCCTGAG CACTACAACGAAAAGAACACGATCATGTTCGATGACCTCAGAAGGAATTTCGTCATGAATCCGCAGAACGGCCTGGTGATCAGACCGTTCAAGAATGCCAGTAAGAACAGAGGCCGTGATCAAGAGCTGCGGAAGCTTACGCAGTACCTGCTCTCCATCGCAGAGCTAGAAGATTTTAGCAAGCTGGAGCACGATGGTTGGGAGTCCTTCATGGACGAAACTGGCAAGAGACGCAGGCGCAGGTAG